In one Alosa alosa isolate M-15738 ecotype Scorff River chromosome 14, AALO_Geno_1.1, whole genome shotgun sequence genomic region, the following are encoded:
- the cdh5 gene encoding cadherin-5, whose amino-acid sequence MAYGGSWGLQLLAAALLVSVQAATNSDPTSWDWKRLYVSEEKPVSNPPEKFGTLTNEKFIKDKHMYKIAGDGANTIFTVNDQGDMFLKEKLDREQKSVYHLTAKLVDKQSNVDVDKPSNFAIQVQDINDNAPVFHEPYTGSIQEMSPIGATVMTINATDKDDPTTVNGMIEYELLTGTDVFRVDSRKGIITTKVGNLDRETTSQYKIKVRVKDMPGQQLGFSSTTTITINVTDINDNLATFKMARYTFSVKEDMKVESKIGTVEVEDKDEEQNKNPEFQIEDPRINKLLEIKQDQQKNGVLFLRQALDYETMNSYTFTLFVKEDIVKFSGLQQNVNANNKAEVVISVMDVDEPPVFTKREYNISVSEETFPHEFPDPIKAKDPDRINRPIRYSIEDSSCPVQIHPTSGKLSLKMKLDRELTREHRCQVTAEEDIPDGKKTYAMVNLVVNDINDNAPKLNMEEIYVCESDKLGQVLGTLIATDKDETNGVFTFMLVRQSSNFSLLDNKNGTATLRLKEGSFNTEDSGEHMLMVKVGDGKQYSEEQLRIVVCQCNSGRTREYCRPHRRQVGVSVHALITILLCIVTILVIVILLVLRQRYRKDSLVTMGKMSGEIHEQLVTYDEEGGGEMDTNGYDVSILTSARHDGSLLPGPGLYAMVKKPQACKGDMAAMIEVKKDEADHDRDGIPYDTLHIYGYEGPGSLAGSLSSLGSSSSGDSLDYDFLNDWGPRFQPLAELYGVDCYPGRDTL is encoded by the exons ATGGCCTATGGTGGGTCCTGGGGTCTGCAGCTCCTAGCAGCGGCTCTGCTCGTCAGTGTGCAAGCGGCGACCAACAGTGACCCGACCAGCTGGGACTGGAAGCGGCTGTATGTCAGCGAGGAAAAACCCGTGAGCAATCCACCGGAGAAATTTGGCACG CTTACAAATGAAAAATTCATCAAAGACAAGCATATGTACAAAATTGCTGGGGATGGAGCAAACACCATATTTACTGTCAACGATCAAGGAGACATGTTTCTCAAAGAAAAACTGGATCGTGAACAAAAAAGTGTCTATCACCTCACAGCCAAACTAGTAGACAAACAGTCAAATGTAGACGTAGACAAACCCTCAAACTTTGCCATTCAAGTTCAAGACATCAATGATAATGCCCCTGTGTTCCATGAGCCATATACAGGGTCCATACAAGAAATGTCTCCCATAG GAGCTACCGTTATGACAATAAATGCTACTGATAAGGATGATCCAACAACAGTCAATGGAATGATCGAGTACGAATTATTAACTGGAACAGATGTCTTCAGAGTGGATAGCAGAAAGG GTATCATAACAACAAAAGTAGGCAATTTGGATCGCGAGACCACTTCTCAGTATAAGATCAAAGTTCGGGTCAAAGACATGCCTGGGCAACAACTTGGATTCTCAAGCACAACTACTATCACTATTAATGTCACGGACATCAACGATAACTTAGCAACGTTTAAAATGG CACGATATACCTTCAGTGTGAAAGAGGACATGAAAGTGGAATCCAAAATTGGCACTGTTGAAGTGGAGGACAAAGACGAGGAGCAAAACAAGAACCCCGAGTTCCAAATCGAGGATCCAAGAATCAACAAGTTGCTTGAGATCAAACAGGACCAACAGAAAAATGGTGTACTTTTCCTCAGACAA GCCCTGGATTATGAGACCATGAACAGCTACACATTCACCCTCTTTGTGAAAGAGGACATTGTGAAATTCTCCGGCCTGCAGCAAAATGTAAATGCTAACAATAAAGCGGAGGTTGTCATCAGCGTGATGGATGTGGACGAGCCGCCGGTCTTCACTAAGCGCGAGTATAACATCAGTGTGTCAGAGGAAACCTTTCCCCATGAGTTCCCAGATCCGATCAAGGCCAAAGATCCTGACAGAATCAACCGCCCAATCAG ATATTCCATTGAGGACAGCAGCTGTCCTGTGCAGATTCACCCTACGAGTGGGAAACTATCTCTGAAGATGAAACTGGACCGAGAGCTCACGCGAGAGCACCGATGTCAGGTGACAGCTGAAGAAGACATCCCTGACG GAAAGAAAACCTATGCAATGGTGAACTTGGTGGTTAACGATATCAACGACAATGCCCCAAAGTTAAACATGGAAGAGATTTATGTCTGTGAATCTGATAAGCTAGGGCAA GTCTTAGGGACTCTCATTGCCACGGACAAAGATGAGACGAATGGCGTGTTCACTTTCATGCTGGTCAGACAAAGCTCCAACTTCTCCCTTTTAGACAACAAAA ACGGCACGGCCACACTGAGGCTGAAGGAGGGCAGCTTCAACACGGAGGACTCGGGCGAGCACATGCTGATGGTCAAGGTGGGCGACGGCAAACAGTATAGCGAGGAGCAGCTGCGTATCGTGGTGTGCCAGTGCAACAGCGGACGCACCCGCGAGTACTGCAGGCCCCACCGGCGGCAGGTTGGGGTCAGCGTGCACGCGCTCATCACCATCCTCCTCTGCATCGTCACCATCCTTG TCATCGTGATCCTGCTGGTACTGCGCCAGCGCTACCGGAAAGACTCCCTGGTGACCATGGGCAAGATGTCCGGCGAGATCCACGAGCAGCTGGTCACCTACGATGAGGAGGGCGGTGGTGAGATGGACACTAACGGCTATGACGTGTCCATCCTCACCTCAGCGCGCCACGACGGTTCGCTGCTCCCAGGCCCTGGCCTCTACGCCATGGTCAAGAAGCCGCAGGCCTGCAAGGGCGACATGGCCGCCATGATCGAGGTGAAGAAGGACGAAGCGGACCATGACCGCGACGGCATCCCCTACGACACGTTGCACATCTATGGCTACGAGGGGCCTGGCTCGCTGGCCGGGAGCCTCAGCTCACTCGGGTCATCCTCGTCCGGCGACAGCCTGGACTACGACTTCCTCAACGACTGGGGCCCGCGTTTTCAGCCCCTGGCAGAGCTCTACGGAGTGGACTGCTATCCAG GCAGGGACACATTGTGA